In the Pseudothauera hydrothermalis genome, one interval contains:
- a CDS encoding DUF1841 family protein, which produces MFNPSREQVRNFFIQAWRKRRAGEALSALESIAVDIIALHPEYHRVLEDPAAIDREFSPDDGQINPFLHLSLHLAIEEQLSIDQPPGIRAAVASLQLRRGDRHAALHEVLECLGETVFNAQRHNAPPDGAAYLECVRRRASTLG; this is translated from the coding sequence ATGTTCAATCCCTCGCGCGAGCAGGTGCGCAACTTCTTCATCCAGGCTTGGCGCAAGCGGCGCGCCGGCGAAGCGCTGAGCGCACTGGAATCGATCGCGGTCGACATCATCGCCTTGCATCCGGAATACCACCGCGTGCTGGAAGACCCGGCCGCAATCGACCGTGAATTCAGTCCGGACGATGGGCAGATCAACCCTTTTCTGCACCTGTCGCTGCATCTGGCAATCGAAGAACAGCTCTCGATCGATCAGCCGCCCGGCATCCGTGCCGCAGTAGCCAGCCTGCAACTGCGCCGCGGCGACCGCCACGCCGCCTTGCATGAGGTGCTCGAATGCCTGGGCGAAACAGTATTCAACGCCCAGCGCCACAACGCACCGCCGGACGGCGCGGCCTACCTTGAATGCGTACGCCGGCGCGCCAGCACCCTCGGCTAA
- the nth gene encoding endonuclease III — protein MKRAAIGEFFRRLAEANPHPTTELEYRTPYQLLVAVVLSAQATDKSVNLATRKLFAAAPTPEAMTALGEEGVAEYIKTIGLFRTKAKNTVALSRQLLERHGGAVPHDRAALEALPGVGRKTANVVLNTVFGDPVIAVDTHIFRLANRTGLAPGKDVLAVEQALMRRIPKNYLKDAHHWLILHGRYVCTARKPDCAACIVRDLCQYRDKTA, from the coding sequence ATGAAGCGTGCGGCCATCGGCGAGTTTTTCCGCCGGCTCGCTGAGGCCAACCCTCACCCCACGACCGAACTCGAATACCGCACACCCTACCAATTGCTGGTGGCAGTGGTGCTTTCGGCTCAAGCCACCGACAAAAGCGTCAACCTCGCCACCCGCAAGCTTTTTGCCGCTGCCCCCACCCCGGAGGCGATGACAGCCCTGGGTGAAGAAGGCGTGGCCGAATACATCAAGACCATCGGCCTGTTCCGCACCAAGGCAAAAAACACCGTGGCGCTGTCACGCCAATTGCTGGAACGCCACGGCGGTGCGGTGCCGCATGATCGTGCCGCGCTCGAAGCCCTGCCCGGCGTCGGCCGCAAGACCGCCAATGTGGTGCTCAACACCGTATTCGGCGATCCGGTCATCGCAGTCGACACCCACATCTTTCGTCTGGCCAACCGCACCGGGCTTGCCCCCGGCAAAGACGTATTGGCCGTGGAACAGGCGCTGATGCGCCGCATCCCCAAAAACTACCTCAAAGACGCCCACCACTGGCTGATTCTGCACGGGCGCTATGTTTGCACCGCCCGCAAGCCCGACTGCGCCGCCTGTATCGTGCGCGATCTGTGCCAATATCGCGATAAAACCGCCTGA
- a CDS encoding LemA family protein, producing MSSTWIVIAIVVVLAGYLVVIYNGLVALRNRVKNAFSQIDVQLQRRYDLIPNLVETAKAYMQHERDTLEAVIQARNQAQSAARRAEDNPGDTTAMQALMGAENVLGSALGRFFALAEDYPDLKANQNMAQLQEELASTENRIAFARQAYNDAVTAYNIKREQFPDSLVANSFGFKPAEQWTLDDSVARQPVKVSFN from the coding sequence ATGTCTAGCACCTGGATTGTCATCGCCATTGTCGTCGTCCTCGCCGGCTACTTGGTGGTCATTTACAACGGCTTGGTCGCCTTACGTAATCGGGTCAAGAACGCCTTTTCACAGATCGACGTGCAGTTGCAACGGCGCTATGACCTGATTCCTAATCTGGTGGAAACCGCCAAGGCTTACATGCAGCATGAGCGTGACACGCTCGAAGCGGTCATCCAGGCGCGTAACCAGGCCCAATCCGCGGCGCGGCGCGCCGAGGACAATCCGGGCGATACCACGGCGATGCAGGCGTTGATGGGTGCCGAAAACGTGCTGGGCAGCGCACTGGGTCGATTCTTTGCCCTGGCCGAGGACTATCCGGACCTCAAAGCCAACCAGAACATGGCGCAATTGCAGGAAGAGCTGGCCAGTACCGAAAACCGCATCGCCTTTGCCCGTCAGGCCTACAACGATGCCGTGACGGCGTACAACATCAAGCGCGAGCAGTTTCCCGACTCGCTGGTGGCCAACAGCTTCGGCTTCAAACCGGCCGAGCAATGGACCCTGGATGACAGCGTGGCGCGCCAGCCGGTGAAGGTGAGCTTCAACTAG
- a CDS encoding RnfABCDGE type electron transport complex subunit D — MIHSPYIRKPASVQQVMLTVLLALVPGIAAYVWQIGAGILVNLLLASVVALAAEALMLRLRKRPVMRTLGDLSALVTAWLVALCLPTIVPWWLTTLAVLVAIVAAKHLYGGLGQNPFNPAMVAYCTMIVAYPALMSQWPPAGQLDFATQLELILGGARNLDAITGATALDALRTGLRTGAGDVATLLQQQPAFGALGGRGWEWVAAGYLLGGLFLLARGVITWHMPSAFIVALTVIAGLFWLVHPEQYASPLFHLASGGAMLAAFFIVTDPVSGATTPRGKLLFATGVAIIAYLIRNFGAYPEGIAFAVLLMNMCVPLIDMKTQPRVFGHRGDRP, encoded by the coding sequence ATGATCCACTCCCCCTACATTCGTAAACCGGCCAGCGTTCAGCAGGTGATGTTGACCGTGCTGCTGGCGCTGGTGCCCGGCATTGCCGCCTATGTGTGGCAGATCGGTGCCGGCATTTTAGTCAACCTGTTGCTTGCCAGTGTCGTGGCGCTGGCCGCCGAAGCGCTGATGCTGCGCCTGCGTAAGCGGCCGGTCATGCGCACTCTGGGCGATTTGTCGGCACTGGTCACCGCCTGGCTGGTGGCGCTTTGTCTGCCGACCATCGTACCGTGGTGGCTGACCACGCTGGCGGTCCTGGTGGCCATCGTCGCCGCCAAGCACCTTTATGGCGGCCTGGGACAAAACCCTTTCAACCCGGCAATGGTGGCCTATTGCACGATGATCGTTGCCTATCCGGCGCTGATGTCGCAGTGGCCGCCGGCCGGCCAGCTTGATTTTGCCACCCAGCTCGAGCTCATTTTGGGCGGTGCACGCAACCTGGACGCCATCACCGGTGCCACCGCGCTGGACGCCCTGCGTACCGGCCTGCGGACGGGCGCGGGCGATGTGGCCACGCTGCTGCAACAGCAGCCGGCTTTCGGGGCACTCGGCGGACGTGGCTGGGAATGGGTAGCGGCCGGCTATCTGCTCGGCGGGCTCTTTCTGCTGGCGCGCGGCGTCATCACCTGGCACATGCCGAGCGCCTTCATCGTTGCGCTGACTGTCATCGCTGGCCTGTTTTGGCTGGTGCATCCGGAACAATACGCCTCGCCGCTATTTCATCTGGCCAGTGGCGGCGCCATGCTGGCGGCCTTCTTCATTGTGACCGACCCGGTCTCGGGCGCCACCACGCCACGCGGCAAACTGTTGTTCGCTACGGGCGTAGCGATCATCGCTTACCTGATCCGCAATTTCGGCGCCTACCCGGAAGGCATCGCCTTCGCTGTATTGCTGATGAACATGTGCGTGCCGCTGATCGACATGAAAACCCAGCCGCGCGTGTTCGGTCATCGCGGAGATCGCCCATGA
- a CDS encoding electron transport complex subunit E yields MDMQRLRETAHNGLWKQNPGLVQLLGLCPILAISTSMVNAVSLGLATILVMAVANLAVASLRNFIPYEIRIPVFILIIAALVTMVDLAFNAYLHGLYLVLGIFIPLIVTNCIVLARVEAYAAKNDPISSTIDGVMMGLGLVWVLAVLGGLRELIGSGTLLSGIDLLFPALSAIEVFGEDYPGFLIAILPPGAFFALGVLIALFNWINQRASARQRAQRHPAAATAAQDKPTGAPAAG; encoded by the coding sequence ATGGACATGCAAAGATTGCGCGAAACCGCTCATAACGGCCTGTGGAAACAAAATCCCGGCTTGGTGCAGTTGCTTGGCCTGTGCCCGATCCTGGCGATCAGTACCAGCATGGTCAATGCAGTCAGCTTGGGGCTGGCAACCATTCTAGTGATGGCGGTGGCCAATTTGGCGGTCGCTAGCCTGCGCAACTTCATTCCCTATGAAATCCGCATTCCGGTGTTCATCCTCATCATCGCCGCCCTGGTCACCATGGTGGATCTCGCTTTTAACGCTTATCTCCATGGCTTGTATTTGGTACTTGGCATCTTCATTCCGCTGATCGTCACCAACTGCATCGTGCTTGCCCGGGTGGAAGCCTATGCGGCCAAGAACGATCCGATCAGCTCCACGATAGACGGCGTGATGATGGGCCTTGGTCTGGTGTGGGTACTGGCTGTGTTGGGCGGCCTGCGGGAGTTGATCGGCAGTGGCACGCTGTTGTCGGGCATCGATTTACTTTTTCCCGCGCTGTCGGCCATCGAGGTATTCGGCGAAGATTATCCCGGCTTTTTGATTGCCATCCTGCCGCCGGGCGCCTTCTTTGCGCTTGGCGTGCTGATTGCGCTATTCAATTGGATCAATCAACGTGCCAGTGCGCGTCAGCGTGCCCAGCGGCATCCGGCGGCCGCCACGGCTGCGCAAGACAAGCCGACCGGCGCGCCAGCGGCGGGTTGA
- a CDS encoding M48 family metallopeptidase — translation MDFFAAQDRARRTSRWLVGWFAAAVVAIVLVIYLALAFVLGLGESRPPGAPPPSLWQPDLFLTSAAGIGGFILLGSLYKIIALARGGGAAVAEALGGRLVARDSHDPLERRLINVVDEMAIAAGLPAPPVYLLDAEQGINAFAAGSGTTEAVVAVTRGALEALSRDELQGVIAHEFSHILNGDMRLNLRLMGVLHGILLLTLIGRILLRGARGSDKGAAPLVLMGLVLMVVGYIGVLFGNIIKAAVSRQREYLADAAAVQFTRNPSGIAGALKRIAGYGSEIRHPRAEETSHMFFGSGLALSRLFATHPPIEERIRRIDPNFEPDKIQPAAPLSDPAEVDDGSGMADGTLVAGFAGPAAGPQRLSAEGLAATAGTVLPAHMNYARDLLAALPPALHEAAHRPGDAQALVFALLLSADAGIAHKQLDQVRAAHGPALAERSAALRAAVVTAGAALRLPLLDLALPTLKELSLEARRTLLTTADALVRADGRVSLFEYALQHLLRVVLQGRRNGPRVAALATPTRLKEDCGVLFSLLARVGHRTECDVEAAFSRAAGLAPLDGPYCLLSAADLGPARIDAALERLAVSSPPFRKRLLEACAAAVLHDGQVAPQEYELLRTIGEALDCPLPPLPPLSAD, via the coding sequence ATGGATTTCTTCGCCGCGCAGGACCGTGCCCGGCGTACCAGCCGCTGGCTGGTGGGCTGGTTCGCCGCGGCGGTGGTGGCGATCGTGCTGGTCATCTACCTGGCGCTCGCCTTCGTGCTCGGCCTGGGTGAGAGCCGGCCGCCGGGCGCGCCGCCGCCCTCGCTATGGCAACCCGATCTGTTCCTCACCAGCGCGGCGGGGATCGGTGGCTTCATCCTGCTCGGTTCGCTGTACAAGATCATCGCGCTCGCCCGCGGCGGCGGCGCCGCGGTGGCCGAAGCACTGGGCGGGCGGCTGGTGGCTCGCGACAGCCACGACCCGCTGGAGCGTCGCCTGATCAACGTGGTGGATGAGATGGCGATTGCCGCCGGCCTGCCCGCGCCGCCGGTCTACCTCCTTGACGCCGAACAAGGCATCAACGCCTTCGCCGCGGGCAGCGGCACCACCGAGGCAGTGGTCGCGGTCACCCGCGGCGCCCTGGAAGCGCTGTCGCGCGACGAGCTGCAGGGCGTGATCGCGCACGAGTTCAGCCACATCCTCAACGGCGACATGCGCCTCAACCTGCGCCTGATGGGCGTGCTGCACGGCATTTTGCTGCTCACCCTCATCGGCCGCATCCTGCTGCGCGGCGCACGCGGCTCGGACAAGGGCGCCGCACCGCTCGTGCTGATGGGGCTGGTGCTGATGGTGGTCGGCTACATCGGCGTGCTGTTCGGCAACATCATCAAAGCGGCGGTCTCGCGCCAGCGCGAATATCTGGCCGACGCCGCGGCGGTGCAGTTTACCCGCAACCCGTCCGGGATCGCCGGGGCGCTCAAGCGCATCGCCGGCTACGGCTCGGAAATTCGCCATCCGCGCGCGGAAGAAACAAGCCACATGTTCTTTGGCAGTGGGCTGGCGCTGTCGCGCTTGTTTGCGACCCATCCACCGATTGAGGAGCGTATCCGCCGCATCGACCCGAACTTCGAACCAGACAAGATACAGCCCGCTGCCCCCCTTTCCGATCCCGCCGAGGTCGACGACGGCTCGGGCATGGCGGACGGAACGCTTGTCGCCGGGTTCGCTGGCCCTGCCGCCGGCCCGCAGCGGCTGTCGGCGGAAGGCTTGGCGGCCACGGCCGGTACGGTCCTGCCGGCGCACATGAACTACGCCCGCGATCTGCTCGCCGCGCTGCCGCCGGCCCTGCACGAGGCCGCTCACCGCCCTGGCGACGCTCAGGCGCTGGTCTTCGCGTTGCTGCTGTCGGCCGACGCCGGCATCGCGCACAAGCAGCTCGACCAAGTTCGCGCGGCGCACGGTCCGGCCCTTGCCGAGCGCAGCGCTGCCTTGCGGGCCGCGGTCGTGACGGCCGGCGCAGCCTTGCGCCTGCCTCTGCTCGACCTTGCTCTGCCAACGCTCAAAGAGCTGTCCCTGGAGGCCCGTCGCACCCTGCTTACCACCGCCGACGCACTGGTACGTGCCGACGGCCGGGTATCGCTGTTCGAATACGCGTTGCAGCATCTGCTGCGTGTGGTGCTGCAAGGACGTCGCAACGGGCCACGGGTTGCCGCCCTGGCCACACCGACCCGTCTGAAGGAAGATTGTGGTGTGCTGTTCAGCCTGCTGGCCCGAGTTGGACACCGGACCGAATGCGATGTCGAAGCAGCCTTCAGCCGCGCCGCCGGCCTTGCCCCGCTGGACGGCCCCTACTGCCTGCTGAGCGCCGCGGATCTTGGCCCGGCCCGCATCGACGCAGCGCTCGAACGCCTTGCCGTCAGTTCGCCACCATTCCGCAAGCGCCTGCTGGAAGCCTGCGCCGCCGCAGTGCTGCACGACGGGCAGGTCGCGCCGCAAGAGTACGAACTGCTGCGTACGATCGGCGAGGCGTTGGACTGCCCGCTGCCGC
- a CDS encoding RnfABCDGE type electron transport complex subunit G yields MSARYTAVRTALRTAAIMLIFSLLFTAAMAYTYRLTRPTIEASAQAEKMRLINEVLPADRYDNALLEDMVKLGPTPALGLDGGGVVYRARKDGAPVALVLEAVAHDGYGGDIDLILAVTSDGRIGGVRVVRHKETPGLGDYIDPKKDRNKERPWIGQFAGIGMEDVAPAVWKVKRDGGVFDAHTGATISARAVTHATGRALAFAVAHRDALFAAASGSTLTAKE; encoded by the coding sequence ATGAGCGCCCGCTATACGGCCGTGCGTACCGCGCTGCGCACCGCAGCCATCATGCTGATTTTCAGCCTGCTATTTACTGCGGCCATGGCTTACACCTACCGGCTCACCCGCCCCACCATCGAAGCCTCGGCTCAGGCAGAAAAGATGCGCCTCATCAATGAGGTATTGCCAGCCGACCGCTACGACAACGCGCTCCTCGAAGACATGGTCAAACTTGGCCCCACCCCGGCACTCGGCTTGGACGGCGGCGGCGTGGTCTATCGCGCGCGCAAGGACGGCGCGCCAGTGGCCTTGGTGCTCGAAGCGGTGGCCCACGACGGCTACGGAGGCGATATCGACCTAATTCTCGCGGTCACCTCCGATGGGCGTATCGGCGGCGTGCGTGTCGTCCGCCACAAAGAAACTCCAGGTCTGGGCGACTACATCGACCCAAAGAAAGACCGCAACAAAGAACGGCCGTGGATCGGCCAGTTTGCCGGCATCGGCATGGAAGATGTCGCGCCGGCCGTATGGAAAGTCAAGCGTGACGGCGGCGTGTTCGATGCCCACACTGGCGCCACGATCAGCGCCCGCGCAGTAACCCATGCGACCGGTCGTGCGCTTGCCTTTGCGGTGGCGCATCGCGATGCGCTGTTTGCCGCCGCTTCCGGCAGTACCCTGACTGCCAAGGAATGA